The proteins below come from a single Dermatophagoides farinae isolate YC_2012a chromosome 7, ASM2471394v1, whole genome shotgun sequence genomic window:
- the LOC124497264 gene encoding isoaspartyl peptidase/L-asparaginase, whose amino-acid sequence MVAIIVHGGAAKVAANVVESKLAHLRCAAKIGFLELVRKKSRPDAALDAVEKAVRCMEDSPYFNAGYGSSLTNNGLIEMDAIITDGRNLNFGAVASITDYSNPVSLARKIMEHSEHCLFGRDGAHEFARQQGFVPISDPQQLVNDLAKQRLDEYKTFRNAIEVDKIAATDKTKPDDHDTVGSVAVDWFGNFAAATSTGGITGKLPGRIGDSPVIGSGAYADNEIGAVSTTGHGEAIMKVCLARDVLYRYEKMINQPMETMNPMQRAIIESLESMKQRVDGYGGIIAIGNGHGDIGFGFNTQAMPWAYITVDDNDMDQIMAMIIDQNDTIDSAKIKIRIHYGYHIDEHLEIIE is encoded by the coding sequence atggttgCCATTATTGTTCATGGTGGTGCTGCCAAAGTTGCTGCCAATGTTGTCGAATCGAAATTGGCCCATCTCCGTTGTGCAGCTAAAATCGGTTTTCTGGAATTGGTACGTAAAAAATCTCGACCTGATGCTGCTTTAGATGCCGTGGAAAAAGCTGTTAGATGTATGGAAGATAGTCCATATTTTAATGCTGGCTATGGTTCATCATTGACCAATAATGGTCTTATTGAAATGGATGCCATAATTACGGATGGACGTAATCTGAATTTTGGTGCCGTAGCTTCGATAACCGATTATTCTAATCCAGTTTCATTGGCAAGAAAAATTATGGAACATTCTGAACATTGTCTTTTTGGCCGTGATGGTGCACATGAATTTGCACGACAACAAGGTTTTGTGCCGATTTCAGATCCACAACAATTAGTCAATGATTTGGCTAAACAAAGACTGGATGAATACAAAACATTTCGGAATGCAATCGAAGTGGATAAAATAGCAGCCACTGATAAAACGAAACCTGATGACCATGATACTGTCGGTTCAGTTGCTGTCGATTGGTTTGGTAATTTTGCTGCCGCAACATCAACCGGTGGTATTACGGGAAAACTTCCTGGACGTATTGGTGATTCACCTGTAATTGGATCAGGTGCATATGCCGACAATGAAATCGGTGCCGTTTCAACCACCGGTCATGGTGAAGCAATTATGAAAGTTTGTCTAGCACGTGATGTTCTTTatcgatatgaaaaaatgattaatcaaCCAATGGAAACAATGAATCCAATGCAACGAGCtattattgaatcattagaatcaatgaaacaaCGTGTCGATGGTTATGGTGGTATAATTGCCATCGGTAATGGTCATGGTGATAttggttttggtttcaatACTCAAGCAATGCCATGGGCATATATtactgttgatgataatgatatggaTCAAATAATGGCAATGATTATCGATCAAAATGATACCATTGACAGtgcaaaaatcaaaatacgAATTCATTATGGATATCATATTGATGAACATTtagaaattattgaataa
- the LOC124496504 gene encoding uncharacterized protein LOC124496504: protein MNIEETYNNNCYYIGEKMASELAKYFNYVYTGFKYVCRIYFLLFINRWQDFYRSYFEMCTIIRRRTVDSEPFRRHVWAPISALFVFTIILSMKIIYNCYFGQHDDPIRIKLNADIITDANLHQFANWFAILLILNSDLIIFIVYFKNTLAEHLKSIIIDRHNESFYRPYRYHSMMAIDYVVESGRKIFRIIFKIFIIISILLVITDIQTILFVLSNYEKIFNNNQLIGYLKIIQLIINWKIFEIFALVCSIAGAIATSIIEIFFIICHVHFWQIEQLLMIKNVKKSSSIYNQNNGNGRVGRKCHYRIIKNLDKFRYYNTKNLSLIFEANHCYGRTFFVSIFSLMVFNCYLVIFMVTDHTTLFYEILIIILCAIQFICIFFIHYQFVNINRHFYHSSPILMSRMATTEFDGKYLQTKLKLSNYAQAMYTKNPYGITYWSFQTINMSEFGKFLLLYSQLIMFIKTHMITDKNGHNSA from the exons ATGAACATTGAAGAAacgtataataataattgttattATATTGGCGAAAAAATGGCTTCAGAATTGGCTAAATATTTTAATTATGTTTACACTGGTTTTAAATACGTTTGTCgtatttattttctattattcATAAATCGTTGGCAAGATTTTTATCGATCATATTTTGAGATGTGTACAATAATTCGTCGCCGTACTGTTGATTCTGAACCATTTCGTCGTCATGTTTGGGCACCAATATCGGCATTGTTTGTATTCACCATTAttctttcaatgaaaatcatttataattGTTATTTTGGCCAACATGATGATCCAATTAGGATTAAATTAAATGCTGACATTATAACCGATGCAAATCTACATCAATTTGCCAATTGGTTTGCCATATTATTAATTCTTAATTCTGATTTAATCATATTTATTgtatattttaaaaatacACTAGCTGaacatttgaaatcaatcattattgatcgtcataatgaatcattttatcGGCCATATcgttatcattcaatgatggcAATCGATTATGTTGTTGAAAGTggacgaaaaatttttcgtatcattttcaaaattttcatcataatca GTATATTGTTAGTCATAACCGATATacaaacaattttgtttgtattatcaaattatgaaaaaattttcaataataatcaattgattggttatttgaaaataatacaGCTAATTATTAATTGGAAAATATTCGAAATATTTGCATTGGTTTGTTCAATAGCCGGTGCTATTGCAACATCgattattgaaatatttttcatcatttgtcatGTACATTTTTGgcaaattgaacaattattaatgataaaaaatgttaaaaagtcatcatcaatttataatcaaaacaatggTAATGGACGTGTTGGCCGAAAATGTCACTATagaatcataaaaaatttagataAATTTCGTTAttataatacaaaaaatttatcattaatatttgAAGCCAATCATTGTTATGGACGTACATTTTTcgtatcaatattttcattaatgGTGTTCAATTGTTATCTGGTCATATTCATGGTTACAGATCATACAACATtattttatgaaattttaatcattatattatgtGCCATACAATTTATatgtatattttttataCATTATCAATTTGTCAACATAAATcgtcatttttatcattcatcacCAATATTGATGAGTCGTATGGCTACCACAGAATTTGATGGTAAATATttgcaaacaaaattaaaattatccAATTATGCACAGGCAATGTATACAAAAAATCCATATGGAATAACATATTGGAGTTTTCAGACAATCAATATGAGTGAATTTGGAAAG TTTCTTTTACTCTATTCACAATTGATAATGTTTATAAAAACTCATATGATTACGGATAAAAATGGCCACAATTCagcatga
- the LOC142597731 gene encoding uncharacterized protein LOC142597731 — protein MVSQNELDRTIRYVLIRVECVERTDYNQNHPKKYSGEELNDELEALNHVRMNLNDFINRNQDLTVDQLCILKDLKHRLFGAIQKLKEATIYVSSNCMKNSTNDHHHHPSTMMMLQKSPKKISNKSNNHRNHNNKNKHQQSSSSSLLNNGGGDSSSTKNQSSNNNPLAFGGADCSTMIRFFVNQIHKNNPDIGINTGSPSSSSSLSPAPALQHQFETTFSPNPSP, from the coding sequence atggTTAGccaaaatgaattggatCGTACCATACGATATGTATTGATACGTGTTGAATGTGTGGAAAGAAccgattataatcaaaatcatccgAAAAAATATAGTGGcgaagaattgaatgatgaattagaGGCATTAAATCATGTACGAATGAATCTGAATGATTTCATTAATCGTAATCAAGATTTAACTGTTGATCAATTATGTATATTGAAAGATTTAAAACATCGTTTATTCGGTGCAATCCAAAAACTTAAAGAAGCAACAATTTATGTATCATCGAATtgtatgaaaaattcaacaaatgatcatcatcatcatccatcgacaatgatgatgttacaaaaatcaccgaaaaaaatttcgaataaaTCGAATAACCATcgaaatcataataataagaataaacatcaacaatcatcatcatcatcattgttgaataatgGTGGCGGCGATTCATCGTCgaccaaaaatcaatcatccaataataatccatTAGCATTTGGTGGTGCCGATTGTTCAACAATGATacgtttttttgttaatcaaATTCACAAGAATAATCCAGATATTGGTATTAATACtggatcaccatcatcatcatcatcactatcaccAGCACCAGCATTGCAGcatcaatttgaaacaacATTCTCGCCGAATCCATCACCATga
- the LOC124496430 gene encoding uncharacterized protein LOC124496430 produces MMMKTLKFLFIIGCSITLFVIVDHAAAARSTKRAKRDPCGQNELNQMDKLISNILPFNNPKVLPPETIEGIPQFCLHYGDVLTKIESLNKRCMKETQRNVIAVMIYNIKQSTRGICSKKAIQSKKLTPAKKNFLQMNRCINGGSQQLKKCSETAAGYLTAIEKVSKTQRIPMLCCEMIKARECFHNAIRSAPNCNTAEFDKTLAEIVKSVSNGGDSQLRSICGDYTTKQRCSKVKLPKRQTPKDQKSFIQTALHLLEDL; encoded by the exons atgatgatgaaaactttaaaatttttattcataatcgGCTGTAGCATTACATTATTCGTCATCGTCGATCATGCAGCAGCAGCACGTTCAACAAAACGTGCTAAACGTGATCCATGTggtcaaaatgaattgaatcaaatggatAAATTAATATCCAATATATTACCGTTTAATAATCCAAAAGTGCTACCACCTGAAACTATTGAAGGTATTCCACAATTTTGTCT CCATTATGGTGATGTTCTGAccaaaatcgaatcattgaACAAACGATGTATGAAAGAAACACAACGTAATGTTATTGCCGTGATGATCTATAATATTAAACAATCAACACGTGGTATTTGTTCGAAAAAGGcaattcaatcgaaaaaattgacaccggctaaaaagaattttctacAAATGAATCGTTGCATAAATGGTGGATCACAACAGCTGAAAAAATGTTCAGAAACAGCAGCCGGTTATTTGACAGCCATTGAAAAGGTTTCAAAAACACAACGTATTCCAATGTTATGCTG CGAAATGATCAAAGCACGTGAATGTTTTCACAATGCAATTCGATCGGCACCAAATTGTAATACAGCCGAATTTGATAAAACATTAGCCGAAATAGTAAAATCTGTAAGCAATGGTGGTGATAGTCAACTACGTTCAATTTGTGGTGATtatacaacaaaacaacgaTGTTCAAAAGTAAAACTTCCTAAACGGCAAACACCAAaagatcaaaaatcattcatacaAACAGCATTACATTTATTGGAAGATttgtaa
- the LOC124496857 gene encoding uncharacterized protein LOC124496857, giving the protein MRRSDKKRSKHDNIPDNEFRLFNNQATSSTTTTNNPFDNDSLMSSRQFYNQTAMNYPEPSAPPPESDNNPVSSEYTPLLENFTERFINRSQGPVLGVGVIDTTTTSSSSAMTTTTTNSNLAPQQSISTVISPVVPPELLLIHYQQSPFNPNLVESDISSFSSFDGDNNNVQNEHNQRGQQIPSSPIIEWTNGCFTKFRIYFCQTFWYLSQTILIISLIAFNFGSTFVPSIYSSLVITSNFSGHTNTSHTNRLVVFDFFALTTIQLSMAILSLIGSLILLYSASRVIHRLRRRVHLRNLKQITRTATNNLVQSLSSATAMATTNEKISDSELTTTIMTTEMIVFETLGSTMARTFSFIMLLHQFCLCSIYVHLIYDYFDMLISSSVSILSSEWIDYLDINGERKWYLNHLVVGSIWLTLIVVIVVALATTSFVWSRRRRDWRTIQYTRLFLLWIIKISGIIIGFIFIIIIPFVGIHLYLKQNLQINNEILLNKINITNQSSIGYVPNPVPVFDTFLNDWYISLFGAIPLLLMPFHLNEILIMLMYSRYDYHYYRRRLQISDNDDIYGQNNDNGDNYNDGDQQQRRRLITAQQQMMNYQTIQRYPDILSGIRSPPPTPSQPPAPIANEESCDPLLYLASIQSMNRSVISSFFFRSFSTIRNWFIIIIFFIFLFQIIMNIFYFHSIDTNIMINSTRIELNFIRSYLNEKSPYVMAISIVLLLNATISYLLMLFRGKLSQDWLLYGQQQQQQQQSIREKRFHFWTPYIIWNCLALIISLALEYSQKFLQIQIWLIGSTTIVHLLFFPSMLLIYFAAKTIRSSSSSSSSSSLPLSTNSNNNGNSNRQESIMQRFRPLRWPWIFLFISLFLLATTITYLIFWIYGYWYDESDFGYFNRIRHYDDL; this is encoded by the coding sequence ATGCGTCGATCGGACAAAAAACGTTCCAAACATGATAACATTCCGGATAATGAATTCAGATTGTTCAACAATCAAGCAACTAGttcaacaacgacgacgaataatccattcgataatgattcattgatgtCAAGTCGACAATTCTATAATCAAACCGCTATGAATTATCCGGAACCATCGGCACCACCACCTGAATCGGATAATAATCCTGTCAGTTCAGAATATACACcattattggaaaattttacTGAACGTTTTATAAATAGATCTCAAGGACCAGTGTTAGGTGTTGGTGTTAttgatacaacaacaacatcatcatcttcggcaatgacaacaacaacaacaaatagtAATTTGGCACCACAACAATCCATATCAACTGTGATATCGCCTGTTGTTCCACCAGAATTATTGCTAatccattatcaacaatcacCATTCAATCCGAATCTAGTTGAATCagatatatcatcattttcatcgtttgatggtgataataataatgttcaaaATGAACATAATCAACGTGGACAACAAATACCATCATCGCCAATAATTGAATGGACAAATGGATGTTTTACGAAATTtcgtatttatttttgtcaaaCATTTTGGTATCTATCACAAACGATTCTTATCATTAGTTTAATAGCTTTTAATTTTGGTTCAACTTTTGTGccatcaatttattcatcattagtgATTACATCTAATTTTTCTGGCCACACAAATACATCACATACAAATCGATTGgttgtatttgatttttttgctttaacTACCATTCAATTATCGATGgcaatattatcattgattggaagtttaattttattatattctgCATCTCGTGTCATACATCGATTACGTCGCCGTGTTCATCTTCGAAATCTCAAACAAATAACACGTACAGCTACCAATAATCttgttcaatcattatcatcggcTACAGCTATGGctacaacaaatgaaaaaatatccgATTCAGAATTGACAACAACCATAATGACAACGGAAATGATTGTTTTCGAAACACTTGGTTCAACTATGGCTCGAACTTTTTCCTTCATAATGTTGTtgcatcaattttgtttatgttcAATTTATGTTCATcttatttatgattattttgatatgctcatttcatcatctgtATCGATATTATCATCCGAATGGATTGATTATTTAGATATTAATGGTGAACGTAAATGGTATCTAAATcatcttgttgttggttCAATTTGGTTAACATTAATTGTcgtaattgttgttgcattGGCTACAACATCGTTTGTTTGGTCACGAAGACGTCGAGATTGGCGAACAATACAATATACACGTCTTTTTTTACTGTGGATCATAAAAATCTCCGGCATCATTATCGgtttcatattcataataatcataccTTTTGTTGGTATccatttatatttgaaacaaaatcttcaaatcaacaacgaaattttattgaacaaaattaacattaccaatcaatcatcaatcggaTACGTTCCAAATCCTGTACCTGTATTCGATACATTCCTGAATGATTGGtatatatcattatttggTGCCATTCCATTGCTTTTGATGccttttcatttgaatgaaatactGATCATGTTAATGTATTCAcgttatgattatcattattatcgtcgACGTTTACAAATTtctgacaatgatgatatatatggccaaaataatgacaatggtgataattataatgatggtgatcaacaacaaagacgTCGATTAATTActgcacaacaacaaatgatgaattatcaaACAATACAACGATATCCTGATATATTGTCCGGTATAcgatcaccaccaccaacaccatcaCAACCACCAGCACCAATAGCAAATGAAGAATCTTGTGATCCATTACTATATCTTGCATCaatacaatcaatgaatcgatctgtaatatcatcattcttttttcgttcattttccACCATTCGTAATTggttcataataatcatttttttcatatttctatttcaaatcatcatgaatattttctattttcattcaattgatacgaatattatgattaattcaacaagaattgaattgaattttattcgtagctatttgaatgaaaaatcaccATATGTAATGGCTATATCTATCGTACTTTTATTGAATGCAAcaatttcatatttattaATGTTATTTCGTGGAAAATTATCACAAGATTGGTTACTatatggacaacaacaacaacaacaacaacaatcgatacGTGAAAAACGTTTCCATTTTTGGACACCATATATTATTTGGAATTGTTTAGCATTAATCATTAGCCTGGCATTAGAATAttcacaaaaatttttacaaatacaaatatgGTTAATTGGATCAACAACCATCGTACATTTGTTATTCTTTCCATCAATGTTATTAATATATTTTGCTGCAAAAACaatacgatcatcatcatcatcatcatcatcatcgtcattgccattatcaacaaatagtaataataatggaaattcaAATCGTCAAGAATCAATTATGCAAAGATTTCGTCCATTACGATGGCCatggatttttctttttatatcattatttttattggcaacaacaataacatatCTGATTTTTTGGATCTATGGATACTGGTATGATGAATCAgattttggttattttaATCGAATACggcattatgatgatttgtga
- the LOC124497265 gene encoding uncharacterized protein LOC124497265, whose translation MDSPLFWQLPRLDQLRYLIWTLMTIYYITLCTDIKYHYYSDTFRFITNDPTIIIGNGEKIKQISLLLIAYYFSAIYLFTYDSFRTHSSLSMRTFIIYSREFTDDYNLNCKLLKIIQQKYHHYSHTTCLLLQYAQKNVRTKILEFKKFFSHIHHGVCISNVLMDICFQSIKLNKFIKTRTIWQILLRSISIHCFMIVVYFMISSMYTLSLVEIFTIRIVTKIIGKIKMEINKIIGLIEMKIQMDDYRKYSLQLQLMKTKLNNQYRTYTRLIIFIEQIQPYVAKMNIWGIVVNIVGSQIVINCIKHIENDDYFLLIILYYVLLIELMIIILLSYVTSKLNSYLNSIRMDLQHTCCMAMKTTDVYFKFKMATIYERIVHNRKQWGIRIGPITLLTKLVFFKLMIFYARFIVLSSKLFKN comes from the exons ATGGACAGTCCATTATTTTGGCAATTACCACGTTTAGATCAATTACGTTATTTAATATGGACATTAATGAccatttattatataacaTTATGCACTGATAttaaatatcattattattctgataCATTTCGTTTTATAACTAATGATCCGACAATTATAATTggtaatggtgaaaaaatcaaacaaatttcattattattgattgcaTATTATTTCAGTGctatatatttattcacatatgattcatttcgtacacattcatcattatcgatgcgtacattcatcatttattcacgTGAATTCactgatgattataatttaaattgtaaattattgaaaataattcaacaaaaatatcatcattattcacatACAACgtgtttattattacaatatgCACAGAAAAATGTTCGAACGAAAATTCtggaatttaaaaaatttttctcccACATTCATCATGGTGTTTGTATCAGTAATG TACTGATGgacatttgttttcaatcaattaaattgaataaattcattaaaacCAGAACCATATGGCAAATATTGTTACGTTCAATATCAATACATTGTTTTATGATTGTAGTGTATTTTATGATTTCATCAATGTATACATTATCATTGGTGGAAATATTCACCATACGAATTGTAACAAAAATCAtaggaaaaattaaaatggaaatcaataaaattatcggtctaattgaaatgaaaatccaaATGGATGATTATAGAAAATATTCACTGCAATtacaattgatgaaaacCAAATTGAACAATCAATATCGAACATATACACGtttgattatatttattgAACAAATACAACCATATGTTgctaaaatgaatatatgggGAATCGTTGTCAATATTGTTGGCAGTCAAATTGTCATTAATTGTATAAAacatattgaaaatgatgattattttctaTTAATTATCCTATATTATGTATTactgattgaattgatgatcataatattACTTTCATATGTAAcgtcaaaattaaattcatatCTCAATTCTATACGTATGGATTTACAACATACCTGTTGTATggcaatgaaaacaacagatgtttattttaaatttaaaatggcAACCATTTATGAACGTATTGTTCATAATCGTAAACAATGGGGCATACGTATTGGTCCAATTACATTATTAACTAAATTAGTATTCTTTAAG CTAATGATATTCTATGCACGTTTTATAGTGCTTTCAAGTaaattgtttaaaaattga